The window AGTTGGTAGGATAAACTGAAATTAATCCTTAGAAATATGTGATTTATTCCAATCCTGAAATAACACAATGCAAATACCTGACGGTATTTTGTTAAATAAGAAAGCCACTCCACCCATTTAAATTTTTTTTTTTCTTCGCTCTCACGATTCTAGTCTCCATCTCTCATTTGGTAAACGCGGAAAGAAAGAACCTATCCATGTGTCCCGAGTATCCTCTTCTAATTCCTAATTCTATTCGAGTTTGGTCTCTCTAATCCTTGTCCTAGATGGATTAGAAGTTATCCTAATTCTATTTGAATCCTTGTCCTAGATGGATTAGAAGTTGTTATTAAGGTTTTATTACCCAAGCCCGGCTATCTCCCAAATCAAACCAAAGCTAATATAAAAGGGTTGAAGTTCCAGCCCTATTCGATCCCATTTGGTTTCAGTGGAGTTTTGAGTTGTTGAAGCATTATGGCTGTTGTAGAGGGATTCAGGTATGTTCATCATGTGGTTCAACAAAGCGAACCCGACCGAGAAGGGTGGGAAGAGGACAAGCTTCTCATCATATTCAAGCTCTTCAAGATAAGTATACGTCGCCGTCACAGTCACGCTCGAATTCATTATCGAGATAAGAATCAAATTGATGAAAAGGATATGTGGGCTAGTTTCTCCGATTTCAAGCATCAAGTTTCAGCATCCAATCCTAATAGAAATACGGAGGTCTATGAGCAGCAGATCTGCAGTTATCTTTCAACTATGTCCGTGCCGGAAGATAAACATCCGGCCATTATTCAAAAGTTATTCCGGGTGGTAGAGGCGGCGGAGACCTCTCAAGTCCCTGTTATTGTAAATGTATGGCACGCCCACGGCAGGATTGGGCCATACACCCGGCGAGTAGGTCGTCAAGTTGGACCCAAATTCACTCCTGCAGCTACATCCGCAATCGAGGGTTTGAGGTCACTTGTGCATTTAAAGGATTCTGTTTTTCGACAGACGCCCTCGTGTGCTATTTGCTTGGAGGATTTTGATGTTCTTGACCAACAAGAACTCCCCATTACTGGATTGCCCTGCCAGCACCATTTTCATGTACATTGCATTGTTCAGTGCCTGGAGATCAGCCACCTGTGCCCCCTATGCCGATACGCGATGCCAACACAAGAAGATTAACACCATCAAGTGCTGCTGCTTTCTTATATATGTAATGTAGTTGGTGTTGCTACTGAACTAAAATGTATCATCTTTTAATTACTGGGGCTCAAGCAACTATGTGGGATTCTCCACTCTGCTTCCTTTGTAATAACACATTTGTACATGCTATGATACGCAATTTGAAGTTTGGTTCTTGAGGAACACTTACTTGGCAATCTATATATCATCCTCTGTTGAAATTTCTTGCCTTGCCTTGCCTGTTGCTTTGTTTGCTTTAAATCTAATAAACTGATTCAACTCATTTCATTTTGTGTCGTTCTACACAACTGGATGTTTACTCTACAGAGCTCAGACTTAATCTTGTTTTTTTATTTCCTAGCACCAACTGGTGGCATTTAGTTATGATCCCTTTTCTTTCCAAGTTTCAACCAGATTGAATGGCTTCATTGCAAGGTCCAAACAGGGAAGGAAACAATCTTCTTTGTCAGTATGCTAACCCACATGTATGAAAATTATACAGCGCACCCGGGTGTATCCACCGTCCATTTTGACCCGAACCAAAAAAAAAAAAAAAAAAAAAAATAATTAACGGTGGAGATGACGAGTGCGCCGAATAGGCTCTCCCCACATGTATCCGATCTTCTTACTTTATGTTGCTGTTGCAATCATCAAATTGGATAGGATATGGATATATGATTTTGAAGTCATCCATACCTCTCCTATATCGCTAATTTGTCTATAAATCAATTGATCATGTTCTTATGTTCACTATACTGTTCATCTTTACACATGACCTGGATTCGATATCTGAATTCTTTCAGTCCTAGGTGGCCAGTCGGCTGCGCACTTTTCATGGTTTCTGCTATGTATATTTTTCTAATCATAATGAATGCCTGTATAACTATTAATATCAGCTTGAGTTTTAGTGGTTTAATAAGCAAATTGCTTAGGGCAGACATGTCCTCCATTGTTTCTCTTTTAATTAGTGCCAACCCAAAAATTATCATAAGTTGGCTACCCGGAAAATTTTCCAAATTGAAAAGGACAAATCATTAAACACTACCAGAAAAGATTTGACTATGCATATTTTCTCACCAGACCAATCAAGCATCTTCACATATTATAGATGTTGGAGATGAGAGATCATATATTGGAAAAATAACAAATAAAATATGATTCATAAGTGAGTAGATCATTCCTAATTGTACCGAGGCCTTTTATGGTTAAAACTCAACACCTTAAAGGTGGTTAAGTTTAGACAATATCGGTACAAGGATGATCCACGAGCCATGTTTGTCATATTTGACATGGTATCAGAGCGGGTCCCTCTCCAGTTGCGTCACCACGAGCCCGAGTTGGTTGTTGGTTCTTTCAGGGGTCATGGCCTTGGTTTAGTTCTTTCGAGTTTGGAGTTAATTCAGCCTGGTTTGGTTCTTTCGAGTTTGAGGTTCTTTGAGTTGTCATTGGAAGTTTGAAGTTCTTTCGGTTGTCATGGGGCCCGGGTTCAGTTTGTTAATCAGTTTCACGTGCAAACCTAGAAATTAGGTTGCACGTGAGGGGGAGTGTTGGAGAGGAGAGATCCCACATTGGAAAAGTGACAAATAAAACATAATTCATAAGTGGATTGATCATTCTTAATTGTACCGAGGCTTTTTGTGATTAAAACCCAACACCTTAAAAGTGGTTAAGTTGAGACAGTACCAAGCATGATCCACATGCCACGCTTGTCGCTGTTTGACAACATATACCAAGCATCGATCTTTACATACTTCATTTCCATCACGCAGATGATGGGCACCATTTTGATAGAAACTTGGCTTTAATAGAAACTTCATCACTTGCGTATATATTCTTCCAAGAAAGCATATGAATTTTATACTTCTGAATCAAACTTGGTATGAGGCGTACGTCGTGCTGGTGTAGCAACCCCAAAGTCCACTGGAGTTCTGTAAGCATTTATCTCACTTAGTTGTAAGTTTTAAATCGCAACGGTAGAAATGCTGGCCATAATATCATTCGCGCAACGGTACTGGTGCAACAGCATCGTATTGGATTCCTTGCATGCATATGTATATGCAAGTAAGACTAATCATGTTTATGCCAATTTTGATTAATGTTGTTGGTGGCATTGGAAAGTACTCACCCAAACATGGTTATTTAACTCTTGATGATTTTGTGAATTCCTATTTCGATTTCAGCTCCAGGTTTTAGAGTATGCACCAACAAAGACCAGCAAACTAGGTTCTGTCATAAGTTGGCGGCAGTTCTTCAAGAGGCAATCTCCAGTCCTCGACAAACATGAAGTATCTTGCAATCGCGGCGATGAGGCTTAAGAGTAACACCTTCAGATCTATAGGCTCAACTCCCCGGCTGGTGTTGATTATTCGTTTACCTGAGTAGGTTAGGAGAATTACCAGCATGGAGACTATGGAGACCATGGAGACTTTGGCTTGTCTGTGATTGTGATGGGATTAAATTCCTATTCTTCTTCTCCAAGAAACTGTTAATCTGTATCGGGAAGTTTGTATCCAATCAACAAGTATGAATATTCATTGCTTTCCAGTGCGAATCTAAATTCTGAAGGTTTGTTCTTCTACTAACTTGGGACACGTTCTCCGAATTCTAGAATTGATTGAATTAGAGAGCATTATAATTTCACAGCTACTGGCCTCTTTAAAATTCAAAAGGCACAAAATACACTACGGTAAACAAAGACTACTACACTATGACTAGCAGTCTAGCAGTGGCTTTGTATGCAATCGCAGTGACCTTGTGGAGTAAGGTATCAACAAGCAAAGATATTTGATGACACTATCGTAATGTTAGATATCCTTGTTATTTAAGTAGCTCTCCAACGTAAAATTGAATGTGCCACTGATGGATTTGGAATCTACAGTATCCTCTCATTCCGGAAACAAAATTCCCTACCTGGTGACAGAATTTAAACCTCCGAAGTGTGTGTAACGTTCTATACAAATTTATTATCTAAAACCTCAGCAAACCTCATTTCAACATGCTTTTGATCCAAAAGGTTGATCACATGACAGAGGCATAAGAATCAGTTCATGCAACCAAAAGAAGGGAGAGAAAATGTCCTTAAAGCTTGATATGGCTAAGAACGAATGCAGTATTAGTGAGAGGTGGATTGCCCTGATGCAGACGCACGAAGTTCCAGTAGTGCAGCAAGAAATCCTTTTTTCTTTCTGCAGTCTCATCTACCTGCAAGGGAACATGAGAATTTAGTAAAATAATGTACCACATTAGTCTAAGCTCATTGAAAGACGGCCTAAATGATAAGTAGAATCAACAACTCCCAGCAAGCATAAACTCCCAAAACACTAAAAGGGGGGAAAAAGGTAACACTTCAACAACAATTTGTAATCATCAGTTTTCTTTTGTTTTGTGAGAAATTTTTTGGAAACAAGAACAGTCACTGCTCAAAATTATTTCCAAATCTCATGAGTAATCTGGGAAAAAGCTCTTAATTACGATCCAAGATCTCTACGAGCAGAACTTTAACACATTAGAAAGGAGAGACCTCCAAAAATACCAATAACTACAATTATATCCCAGTGTCTCCTTACTCATGCTTCAACTTCCAAATGAACAATTCATATCAAACATTTCTATAGTTGTTTTAATGGCCTGGTTAAAATTGTTGGATATTCAACACTATATTCTTCAGCAATGATACAAGTTCAAGCATGGTGAAACCCGTCCACTGGCCTATGAATAGCCTTTGGCTAGATCTCTCAAAAGTCACATTATAAGAAAATAAGCAGTCTCTCTACAGGTATCTATACAAGCAACTCAAACCATTCCATGTAAACACCAACAAAATTCAGAGTGATGTTGAACATGGCCAAAACCCTACTACGAAATAGAATAAAGAAGAGGTAATCACTGCCACAAGAACAAGTCAAAAAGAGAATCTAATAACCTGTGGCAAAGCAAGGAAATAAAACTTAAATACTGGACCTTCCATCATTTTGGCTTTGCAGGTTGCTTTTTTACTTTCTATTGTGTTTCAATTAACCCTTGTCTAATCATCTTCTACTTATTTTTCTCCCTACTAAGACATCATTGTGTAGTTTTTTCTGCGCATTCTTGGTTACCTCTAATGAAAGAGGTACATAGAAAAGGCAGGCCCATTTTGAAAAGGGCCAAAATTCCACCGCAACTATCAACTACAACATCTCCAAACTCAAAAGTATCTAAAACCACAGAGGAGTTGGTACCTAGGCCCAGCAATCAAAAACATCGCCGATATCCATGAAAATGTTGTCCCCCTCATCCTCATGGGCCTGTCCAATGATGTCCTCCTCTCCCTCCAGAACCTTAGGTTCAAAAATACCTCATTAAAATCATAAATATAATTGGAAAGGCAGATAAAGGGCTCACATTTACCTCATATACATGATCAGGTTCCCAGCTTTCCAAATCCTCACTAAACCGAATAGCAACAACCTCGTATCCCAGCTCAGTAGCACTAGGTCCTGAAGGCAAGAAATCTGGAACCTCAGGGGCTTCCGCAATCTCCATCAACTTCACAGAGCAATGAAAAAAAAAACTAACAATTAAGAAGAGCACATGTCTTGCATACAATCAATGGAACCTAGATTAACATGTCAGTACACAATAAACCAATATTTTAACCTAAATGTTGAAACCCAATGATCAAATTCATTACCCCAGATACAGAGATGTTACATACATTACTCGCTGTATGTAGCAGCAATTACATCTTCATATAAAGCCCAGGATCAGAAGAATTTCTTAACAATGAAATTAGAACTCCTCTATAACTTATTCGTACTCACATAGACAACAACATGTAAAAGAACTAACCATTATTCTAACTGTCAATATTCACAAACAAAGATAGATTTAAGACTGAATAATTGAAGCAACATTTATTTTTTAAAACATTGAGGATTAAACACACTAATGAGTCCTCCACATATCAGATATAATGATGGCGATCTTAATCATGGAAGAGGCTGTTGATGCTGAAGTGGCTATAGCCTAGGTAGGATCCATGGCAAGAAAAGAACAGCCCTTAACACATCTTTAAATACAGTTGTGAAAGCCAACAAAAACCATGAAAGATACTCACACAGGGGCCAATACACGGGCTAACAGTGCCCATGTTGTACAGCTATAACTATAACTGCAGCAACTCTCTAATAAAGTTCCAAAATCCTACCATGATGACAACAGACAAAACACACCAACAAAACGATTATCAGACCAACAACCACACACCTAAGCACAACCAATTACCAGGTAAGAGCAAAACACGATGTACGACAACAGACAAAACTCACAACGATTATCAGACCAACAACCACACACCTAACCACAACCAATTACCAGGTAAGAGCAAAACATGATGTGTCGAACGAAAAGGGCACATTGGACCACCATGGCGGCAAAGTTGGGGCATAAGACATGAGGCAACAATCAATGCCAACCAAAATTGCCAAGCCAGGTAAACCATCACACCAATTTCATTACCACACCACAACCAAATAGAGGAAATCATCACTGCCTACCAGATAGCAATCACAAATGTAACAAACATGATGCTTTAGGTTTCAAAAATGGACAACATGAATGTTTCAAATAAGGACAGGTGTTCGTTTAAAATCAAAAGGAATTTTTGTTTACCAGATGACTGATGGCCTCAGCTACACCAGCCTCGGCCTCTTCAGCGAGGGACAAAACTAGGCGCATACGAGCCTCATTAGCAGATTCAGTGAACTCGGAACGTGCTGAGACCTGAGCCAAGACAGAAAAAGCCAGAAGCTGAGCATCTTCATAGACAAACACTTCAAACAACTGAGCAAATGAGTCCTAAGCCAGATTAAACAAACAATTCAAGCAATTTCAAACAATTTCCAAAATACAACACTCCTAACCTCAAGATCGCCATAAAGCAAATCCAAAACGTCCTCATCATCGACCTCGACCTCAGATTCAGCAATTCCAGACTTAACAAAAACAAACAACTCCAGCAAAATCAGTAACAAAATCCTAACCATCCGATTGAACAGAGATTCCAAATTTAGAAACCTAACCCTAGAAATTCGAGCAATTTCAAAATCAAAACCCTTACCTCTACATCGTCCTCCACATCCACATCGGTATCCTCCTTATCAGAGCCGGAGGAGGAACCGGAGCCTCCATCGGCGTTCGTTAGGCTGGGAAGAACCTCATCGCAGAACAACGCGTCCAACTCGTTACTCATTTTCTTCTTCAATTTGCAATTTCGGAGTCAGAGAGAGAAATAGAGAGAGCCAGTGAGAAATAGAGCGCGCGAACTGGTTTGCTTCGAGGGGATTGGGTATAAAACCGGGTCGCATTCCTAAAAGCCCAAACCCGAAGCTTCTCAAAAGCCCAAAACTGAAGCCCAATGCCCCAATTCGACGTCCGAAGAAGCAAATTGAAACACAATATATGCGCAAAAAAAAAAAAAAAATGGGGAAGAAAAGAACCACACAAATCTAAACATAACTTATCTGAACGTGATCTACGATTACCCAATTGGTATCGGAAGCGCATCAAAGCTTTTCTGGGTCGAATTCGAAGAGGGTCGAAGAGGGGGTTATGCATAGAATCATACAAATTGAACAAAAACAAGGTAATTGGACCAACAAAAGCTTTGTAGATAAGAACCTACAAAACCTTTCTTGATCCAAATCCCTCTTGTTCAATTAGAACAACCGCCACCAACAAATTTTCTGGTTTTCTGGGCATTGAAAGACAGAGGAGAGAAAAGAAGAGAGTTTATGTGTTTTGAGGCTTTGGATGTGCTCCTCTATATATATATTGGTAGAGATGTCACCCTGTAGGTTGCCAGAGCGAATTTACTACAGTGCCCCTACTACATAGAAGAAGGACCAATCAAAAGAGCGGGGTGCGTAAGAAGAGGAACACGTGGGCCAATGAGCGAACGCAGTGGATTCCGCAGTCCTGGGAGATGCTCGTTCAAACTTGGTAACTTCAAGAACGAAACTTGAGCATTTCAATAAACACAAAAAGAACGAAACTTGAGAAAGTTACCATCACTGAAATTTACCTTACGCATTTTACTGTTGTATCCATAGCGTCTGCTATTATCTCTATTTTGGTTCCTTCAGAGGGAATGCTTTCTGAAAACCAAGTGTTTTCGAAATGTATTTGCCATTGGAGAGGCTGCAAATCTTGTGACTTTGGATGCCAAAGTGGTTTCTGCTGGTCTATGAATCTATGATCTTTGTGCACTTGCTTCTGCTGGTTTCTTCATAGTCATTTTCTATGTCACAATTCGCAAGGTTCACACTTGCTACCGAATAGGACTTTGTGCGCAAAGATCTCTACTTCCTGGCTGCTTTAGGAGGCCTGGTTGTTCTAGCAGAGGCAGAGCTTTTAGCTGGGTAGACCTTCTTTGTCTTTAGTCTCATTTCTTTGAATCACTTCCTCTGATATTACGCCTTGTTTCCTATAGCTGCAATGTGATGTAAGTACTTGCTGTTTAGGTTGTGCACTTCAAAATTGGTGAAAATAAGAATTCTGCTCCCAAAAAAAAAAGATTCTGCTCCAATATATCTGCACATAATTTAGTGCAATATGCCACTTGACTATCATTTTTGATCCTATTCTATTCTAACAAATTTGCCAAATGAGAAACATGTAATGTAACCATAAAATCGACTGATGTTCTCTTTTAAGATAACAAGATGGAATACACAGTTGTAACCAAGGTTTCACTGAGCATACTATCCTTACCTATCAGATTTCTAAAGATTAAGAGTTGAAATAGCATATTCAGGATGGTAATATATTGGGATCAAACTCAGTTTACCTTCAATATTTAGCCTATTAAAGTTGAGCATCCATTGGGATATTCTAGGGAAAGAGATTATAGGAAGCACACAACATATTCGCTGAAGCTTTAGCTGATAACCATTTTAGATATACAGCTGTTCTAGAGTTAGAACACTGATACTGCAGATATTTTCCTTCTTTGCTTGGACCTTGCAAAGAAGCCATTCAATCTGGTTGAGAATTAGAAAGCAGAAGGATCATAACTACATGTGCCTCCAGTTGGTGCAAGGAAATCAAACAAGTTTAAGTCTGGACTCTGAAGAGTAAACGTCCAGTTGTATAGAAGAGCACATGAAGTACGCGTTTATTAGAGTTAGAACAAACAAATACATAGCTCACGACAAAAACCAATACAAATTAAAGCCTAAAATGCAAAGTCTTAAAATTAGAGATCAGTTCAACTATTCAACTGATCCCTCTACACCTTAAGGTCTCCTAAATCTGGTCTTTTGCTATCACGTACTAGATGGTAGTTCATCGATGACTACATATCAAGTTAATACTAGCAAGCTCTGCGACTCCAATGAATTATTTACTGCTGGGTCATCTAGGATATGGAACCCTTAGCTAGAAATGGACAAACTAGGAAATAAAACTAACAGACACGAAACTGCAAATTTCTCATTGATGCATGCCGCCAAAGGGTTACATTTAGTTTCGTATACTCAATATGTGAGCACCTAGATCTTGCCACTTCTCCAGCATCAAACTGCTTACACTAAAACCCTTGCAACACAAATATCTAACAGCAGCATTCGTGCTATAGCATTTGACACGAATCAGATTTAGAGGAAAACAAACAAACGCAGCGTTTGGGCTAAACCTGAATAAGCTAGGAAGTGCATTAGTTATACTGTGTTCGTAACATTATCAAAGATTCAAAGGATGGCTACACTCGTAGTTTCCCTATACAACTGTGAGCATAATGTTAATGACTACTTTAGGATAGTCGTATCTATACAATTGTGGCGTTGGTTCTTCAGACTTGGTTGCTTGTGTGGAACTGGCCGGTCGAATTTAGTTAAGATCTTAAGCTTGTAAATGTTGCTTCTTTGCAATGCGCAAGCAGAAAAGGAAAAAGTCTCGATTACTCTCCAACAGTCACATATATACATCATCCAACATGATATCATTTTAAAGACCAGAGCAACAGCAAGCTCAACTTCGAGTGGATGCTTGCAAGTCATTACACATGGCTGGCTGCCTTGATTCAGAATAACTAAATAAAAGAACATGTATGGCTCCCCAAGGATGAAAGTGAAGTGGCAGTTTAATCACAAATCTATATTAATCTAGGTATAATAGGTCAGGGGATCACGCCCTTAATGGATGGATGAAGGTATACTGATGCTTACTCGCATGCCTTGCTCACACTATTATCGTTATCATGGATATTGCATAAATTGTTTCGTGACTGCATATCAGTCATCTATGTCTCATGCAGATGCTCATACCATTAAATATCGGGAGAGGTTCACCTTCAACCTCAATATGTTTGCGTGCCACTTGCTCTCCTCTTCTGCGAGAGACTCATCCTAACTCTCTATTTCATTCACCCCAGGGAATGGGAGGAATAGGTAATAATATGTCAACTAGCGCATTTCCCCCAAATTACATTCCCCAAATCTTTGAAACACACAGAATACAACATGGCTTCCTCCTCCATTATTGGTTGTCCGGCCAAGATCCAGGCTTCTCTGGCTAATGCTTTGCCCTCCCGCTTTACGCGCCTCCCTCCCCCAAATCTTTGAAACACACAGAATACAACATGGCTTCCTCCTCCATCAATCATCTCCACGACTCCATTATTGGTTGTCCGGCCAAGATCCAGGCTTCTCTGGCTAATGCTTCGCCCTCCCGGTTTACGCGCCGCCATATCATTCCAGGCTTCTTGGTCCACGCCACCATACCCACACATAGTTCTTGGTCCCCGCGCCGTCCTACTCACCTAGGTATCTTGATCCCCGCGCCACCCTACTCACCCAGGTTTCGGCCGATGCTCGCCCTCAATCAACTCCAACCCGTTCAATCACCCCCTAGGTAATTCTCTTGTTCATTTCGTCAATTGTGACTCTGTTAGTTGATGGTGTTTGCTTTATGGTTCAGTTCAATGCATTTTGCTTGTTCATTTAATTTCTAAGTCATGTTATTGATCTGTCATGCTATAAGATATTAATGTAATGTTAACCTCTCGTTATCTCTTGTTCATATAATATACTGAGCATTGGTTGAGTTGATTTCAGAAAAACTGTGTTTTCATAGGCATGTTCTTCTGGTTTGTTTTCTCTAAGAAATCACAAAATCAGCATTGAGTCTGGCTCCTGTTTGTAATTATGAGAATAAGCATTGCTTCTAACTTATATTTCAGGAGGCGTAAAGCTCAAAAGGGCAGGACCTTTGGCGTAAAGCATGCATGATAAAAAAGAGAAGCCGTTTGGCGTGAAGTATGGCAAAAATGTGAAGACATTTGGCGTGAAGGACGAGGACAGAGTGAACATGAACAAGTTCTTGGACAAACTCGTTTCATAGGTAGGTCGTTATTTCTCACTGGTTAATGTGAAAAATGGGTGGATAGGAAATGACGACCATCCACCCATTTTTCACATTAACCAGTGAGAAATGACGACCTACCTATGGAACAAATTTGTCTAGGAACTTGTTCATGTTCACTCTGTCCCCGTCCTTCACGCCAAATGTTTTCACATATTTACCATACTTCACGCCAAACGACTTCTCTTTTTTATCATGCTTCACGCCAAAGGTCCTGCTCTTGTGAGTTTAACGTCTCCTGAAATATAAGTTACAAGCAATGCTTATTCTTATAATTACAAACAGGAGCCAGACTCAATGCTGATTTTGTGATTTCTTAAAGAAAACAAACCAGAAGAACATGTCTATGAAAACACAATTTTTCTGAAATCAACTCAACCAATGCTCAGTATATTATATGAACAAGAGGAGACGAGAGGTTAAAATTACATGATATCTAATAGCATGACAGATCAATAACAAAACTCAGAAATTAAATGAACAAGCAAAATGCATTGAACTGAACCATAAAGCAAACATCATCAACTAACAGACTCACAATTGACGAAATGAACAAGAGAATTACCTGGGGGTGATTGAACGGGTTGGAGGTGATTGAGGGCGAGCATCGGCCGAAACCTGGATGAGTAGGGTGGCGCGGGGATCAGGATACCTAGGTGAGTAGGACGGCGCGTGGACCAAGAACCATGTGCGGGACGAAATGTGCTTGAAACAGTTGCGGTGTGTTATGAATTTCAGGGTTTCAGCTATATTATGTGTTTAGGTGGGAGGGAAACGAGAGGGGTATTTAGGTGGGTTGTATTGGGCTTGGTCCAAGTGATGGCTTTGTGCTTTTTATTCCGGGAAACATTTTTTCAATCGCCCGTTGAGGACCTTATACTTATCTGCCGTAATCACAAACCACTTAGAAAGGGCTTTGCACAAAATCGTGCACATTGAACATGGTAGAAATTGGACCAACAAAGGGTATGTTGATATACAACATAGGGTTATTTGATTGAGAGCAAACCTTTTGTTGATCCAACTCCAACTTGTTCAATTAGAACCACCACCAAATCAATAGAAAAGATTGAAGAAGAAGAAGAAGAAAACAATTGGACCAACAAAGGGTGTGTTGGTTAACACCAAAGGGTTTTGTTAGATGCAATACCCTCTCTTGATCCAATTCCGTCTTGTTCAAATCTAAGTTCTCTGGTTTCTGGCAATTGAAGAAGGGGAGAGAGAAGAATGCATTTGTGCAAGGCTTCGGTGTTTTTATGGGGGTAGAAAATAGGTTATCATCGCGCAATTACACCATTACCCCTACTACATAGAAGTCTCCCTGATCCTCTACGGCTCACTTCATTGAGCGGCTAGCGTTGAACCAATGAAACCGCTAGGTGATAAAAAGAAATATACGTGGACCAAAGAAAGAGGAAGGGGCTCAATTGACAAATGACAAATACACGTGGAACCAATGAGGAGTACGTTCGCGTCGATACGCAGATCAGCGCAACGCAGAGGATACATTATATAATGTGCTTCAACTCCCCAAAACTCCCACCTGATAACTACTTGAAGAGATTGGCTACTATGCACGTTTGTTATGCAGAGTATTATGGACCTCCTTAAATCCTAATACTGTCCTAGACTTGTGGGAGTGAGCTTAAGATGCACTAATTTTGTGCAATGTTTGGGGGGT of the Fragaria vesca subsp. vesca linkage group LG6, FraVesHawaii_1.0, whole genome shotgun sequence genome contains:
- the LOC101305399 gene encoding E3 ubiquitin-protein ligase RNF115-like, yielding MAVVEGFRYVHHVVQQSEPDREGWEEDKLLIIFKLFKISIRRRHSHARIHYRDKNQIDEKDMWASFSDFKHQVSASNPNRNTEVYEQQICSYLSTMSVPEDKHPAIIQKLFRVVEAAETSQVPVIVNVWHAHGRIGPYTRRVGRQVGPKFTPAATSAIEGLRSLVHLKDSVFRQTPSCAICLEDFDVLDQQELPITGLPCQHHFHVHCIVQCLEISHLCPLCRYAMPTQED
- the LOC101305689 gene encoding uncharacterized protein LOC101305689, translating into MSNELDALFCDEVLPSLTNADGGSGSSSGSDKEDTDVDVEDDVESGIAESEVEVDDEDVLDLLYGDLEVSARSEFTESANEARMRLVLSLAEEAEAGVAEAISHLLMEIAEAPEVPDFLPSGPSATELGYEVVAIRFSEDLESWEPDHVYEVLEGEEDIIGQAHEDEGDNIFMDIGDVFDCWA